The Triticum aestivum cultivar Chinese Spring chromosome 3A, IWGSC CS RefSeq v2.1, whole genome shotgun sequence genome includes a region encoding these proteins:
- the LOC123062814 gene encoding uncharacterized protein, which translates to MAAARAGAAARRLCHAAAAAQPPRLKKLALHPPKSVEVQFADGSTFHLSAEFLRVYSPAADSKIRSIAGEKVIFGRRHVGIMSAESIGNYGVRILFDDLHKTGIFTWDYLHHLGSNKFSLSRNYIRTLRKHGLSRDPQRRK; encoded by the exons atggcggcggcgagggcgggcgcggCTGCCCGGCGGCTGTgccacgcggcggcggcggcgcagcccccGCGCCTGAAGAAGCTCGCGCTGCACCCGCCCAAATCC GTAGAGGTTCAATTTGCAGATGGCAGTACATTCCATCTGTCGGCTGAGTTTCTCAGAGTCTACAGTCCAGCAGCTGACAGCAAGATCAGATCAATAGCTGGCGAGAAG GTTATATTTGGGCGCCGACATGTTGGAATAATGTCAGCTGAATCAATAGGAAACTATGGAGTCCG GATACTGTTTGATGATTTGCACAAGACTGGGATCTTCACTTGGGATTACTTGCACCATCTGGGTTCTAACAAATTCAGTCTATCACGAAATTATATCAGAACTTTGAGGAAACATGGTCTTAGTCGGGATCCTCAGAGAAGGAAATGA
- the LOC123062813 gene encoding uncharacterized protein slr0889 produces MPPPLAQVQELRDRLSDRFRPWSRSAQFWVRAVDIYGSYKVCQLRTGFVKDEEEREAMWEQQHEIGAQKMYSLCSELGGLFLKAAQILGKPDLAPTAWVKRLVTLCDKAPSTPIEVVRDVVEKQFCKSFDEIFDFFEVEPVGSASIAQVHRARLKSSKTDVAVKVQHPGAEQLMMVDIRNMQAFALFLQKYDINFDLFSATKEMEKQICYEFDFVREARAMERIREFLRVSNKKPPVMVPRVIPGMISREVLVMEFIQGTPIMNLSSEMSKRGIDPAGKLAAMAKQKILTDLTLAYGQMILKDGFFHADPHPGNILICNNTEVALLDYGQVKEMPEDLRLAYANLVIAMADDDLLRTKESLSEFGFKTWSIADNELEELFQLSLRMFDTRLPPGVTVLSPFADDSSLNKVGVESFPEELFSVLRTIQLLRGLTVGMGLRFSCAQQWKPIAEEALLKAGRIKDVKSRRPRRSFLRRFF; encoded by the exons ATGCCGCCGCCGCTGGCGCAGGTGCAGGAGCTGCGGGACCGCCTCTCCGACCGGTTCCGGCCGTGGAGCCGCTCCGCGCAGTTCTGGGTCCGCGCCGTCGACATCTACGGCAGCTACAAG GTGTGCCAGCTGCGCACGGGGTTCGTCAAGGATGAGGAGGAGCGGGAGGCCATGTGGGAGCAGCAGCACGAGATCGGCGCCCAGAAGATGTACTCGCTCTGCTCCGAGCTCGGCGGCCTCTTCCTCAAG GCTGCTCAAATTCTGGGCAAGCCCGATTTGGCGCCGACGGCCTGGGTGAAGAGGCTTGTTACATTGTGCGACAAGGCTCCGTCCACGCCGATCGAAGTTGTCAGAGATGTTGTAGAGAAACAGTTCTGCAAGAGCTTTGATGAGATATTTGATTTCTTTGAAGTTGAGCCTGTTGGGTCTGCTTCTATTGCACAG GTGCACCGAGCGAGGCTTAAATCATCAAAGACAGATGTTGCTGTCAAG GTTCAACATCCAGGAGCTGAACAATTGATGATGGTTGATATCCGGAACATGCAAGCATTTGCCTTGTTCTTACAGAAATATGACATCAACTTTGATCTGTTCTCCGCCACAAAAGAGATGGAAAAGCAG ATATGCTATGAGTTTGATTTTGTGCGAGAAGCGAGAGCAATGGAAAGAATACGAGAATTCTTACGTGTCAGCAATAAGAAACCTCCAGTTATGGTGCCTCGTGTGATTCCTGGAATGATTAGCAG GGAGGTCTTGGTCATGGAATTCATACAAGGAACTCCAATAATGAATCTCAGCAGTGAAATGTCTAAAAGAGGAATTGATCCTGCTGGTAAGCTTGCAGCAATGGCAAAGCA GAAGATTCTGACGGATCTTACACTTGCTTATGGCCAAATGATCTTGAAGGATGGCTTTTTCCATGCAGATCCACACCCAGGAAACATCCTTATCTGCAACAACACAGAG GTAGCTTTGCTTGACTATGGACAAGTGAAAGAAATGCCAGAGGATTTACGACTGGCTTATGCAAATCTTGTCATTGCCATGGCCGATGATGACCTTTTGAGAACTAAAGAAAGTCTCAG TGAATTTGGTTTCAAAACATGGAGTATAGCAGACAATGAGCTAGAAGAACTGTTTCAGTTATCTCTTAGAATGTTTGATACAAGATTACCGCCTGGAGTAACCGTGCTCTCGCCCTTTGCTGATGATTCTTCACTGAATAAAGTTGGAGTAGAG AGCTTCCCAGAGGAATTATTTTCGGTGCTTCGAACGATACAACTGTTGCGCGGGCTGACTGTAGGGATGGGCCTCCGTTTTTCTTGTGCTCAGCAATGGAAACCAATTGCTGAGGAAGCTTTGTTAAAGGCTGGGAGAATAAAAG ATGTAAaatcaagaagaccaagaagaagttTCCTTAGAAGGTTCTTTTAG